In Diceros bicornis minor isolate mBicDic1 chromosome 21, mDicBic1.mat.cur, whole genome shotgun sequence, the sequence GGGGGTGATACCGGGCACAGGGTGGGCAGGGTGCCAGTCTAGAGGTGGAAGGCTGGGAGCTTCGCAGAGGAGTAGGGGCAAGGTAGTCTGCTGAGAATGCAGGAGCAGGGGCAGCACTGCTGGGCTGGTGCTGGACACCAGGGATCTTCAATCACCCTCCGCCAGTGGGGCTTGGTGGGGCAAGGGAAGGTGAGACTCCCCAGGGTTGGTGTGGATGGGGCCGAGGGTGTGCGAGGACTAGAGAAAATGAACCCTGAGTATTCCTGGGGTGTGGACATGTggaagggagtggggaggccagagTGGGAGGGCAGGCTGGACAGATGAATAATGTGGGCCTGCATGCCTGAAGGAATTGAGCTTCTGAGACCCTGAGGTGTTTCCTCACAGGTCCTGGGCGTGACTGGAGTGCAGGGCACTGGGCCCTCCAAGACGACTGGGACCCTGTTCCCTCTGGCTGCCCCGCCCCCCACCATGACTGTTCCTCGGTGCTGGATTCCAGGGAAGAAAGGGGCCTCATCCTCATTACAAACCCCGGGAGTGACCTGCCTGGCTGGTCACTCTGGGGCCATCAGAAGCAGAGACCCCAAGAAAGAGCCCTCATGGCACCCTGCCCACACTGGAAGGAGGGTCTGGACTCTGCTCTAAGGAGGAAGGCCCTCCCTCTGTTCCCAGAGGCAGAGAGGGTGGGAAGGAGCCCTGAGCAGGGGAGATGGGCGTGAGGGCCAGCACCTCTGCAGCCCACATCTGCCCCCATGCCTGTGTACTACCAGGCAGGGCGAATGCCTTTCCTGACCCCACAGACACCAGACCTTTGCCTGTTGGTCAGAAACATTGTCCTCTCTTCCCCTGTTCTGGGTCTAATTCACCTGGTGACCCCAGAGGCCAacacagggtggggagggggacagaGTAGGGGCTcagagcccaggacagggccacaCAGCTTCCCAAGGAGAACAGGGCCTgtggtcccccacccccaccttctgCCCCCTGCCAGGGCGGGAGGGAGTGTGGATGGCCGGCGTGCCCTGTCCACGACTGACACCGAGGTCTGAGCCCACGGCTGCTGCCAGGAAGAGCAAGGTGACCCACACCACTCACTCGGCGGAGGGAGgccaggcctgggggaggggagccaaccCAGCAGGGTCCACCGGGCCACCCACAGGAGCCAGCCTGGCCGAGCGCGACAGAGCAGGCAAGGCCAGGCCCACGCTGCGCAGGGGTAGGCGGGCAGGGAGCTGGGGCCCCCGGGCTGCCCTAGAAGGGCATCTCTGCGTGTGGGCATGGCTGAGGGAGACAGCCCTGGCCCAGGAGTGCGCCGAGCCCAGGGCAGAGGCTGTTCAGGACGCAGGCTCTAAAGTGGGCCTGTGCCACCCACGGGCCACCAGACCTCAGCCCTGGCCCTGGGGGCTCTGAGGGAGCCACGCCCCGACCTGGGGGGTCTGCAGGGCATGCCCTTGTTCTGGAAGCCTGGGGTCAGAGAGGTGCCACCAGCAGGCATGTTTTTGGACCAGAACGTCTGAAGAGgcctgggtggggagaggggtgggcatACACAACCCCCTCAACCTGAGGGCTGGGGGCCGCGGTGAGACCAGGTATCTGTTGTCAAGGTGTCGGGGCGGGAGGCCAAGCTCCCCAGCCTCACCGGGCCTCAATCACACCTGCGACCACCAACTTTGGCCTAGCCATGTGGCTGCGTCTGCATGGGTTGGACCAGACCCCAGCTCCTTTCCTGGGGAAGAGGGAGCAGTGCCTGCAGGCAGTGGAAGGGAATGGTGAGGCCGCAGGAGCAGGGCAGTGAGCCCATGGAGGGGGCGTGACAAGGCTGTGGAAGGGGGGGTGGCGAGGTCGCAGAGCGGGGTGGTGAGCGTGCAGCCTGgggtgtggtggggggagggggcagtggtgGTCAGTACAGCAGTGATGGAAACACCCCACCTCCCAGAGTTGTTGAGGGCTGGTATCAATTACACTGAATTTTAATTAGTGAACTAAACCGGGCTATTAATATCCCTAGGTGATTCTGACAACAAGCTCTGGCCTGGGCTGGGCAGCTGGCACCTGGGCCGAGGAGGAGCTGGGCTTGGGGAGGGGCAGGCGGCAGGTGGAGACCCCTGCTCCCTACCAGTTCTGGGAACCCTGTGGGGCCCTTCCTGGGAGCAGCTCCTGTGACCCCAGATGGAAAGGCCTGTAGGAGGAAGCTGGGTTGACTGGGGGCTGCCGTGGACACAGTCTGAGGAGTGAAGAGGGCAGGTCTAGGGCCCGGACTCCGGACTGGATGAGACTCCAGCTGGAAAGTGACTTTGGCTGCCGGAGTGGGGGACAGGGCTTCCAGCATCCCCATTTCCACAGTCTATGGCCCTCAGAAGAGGAAGGGGTGCACCCAGGGACACAGCCAGGAGGCTGCCAAGCTGGCCTGAGCAGCCCAGGCCTCTCACACAGGAGCCACAGGCAGAGGGTGGGCGGGCGGGTGAGGGAGGCCAGCTGCTGGCTGCTCCCAGCTCCCACCAGCCCTGGACAGCCTGGCACAGAGAGcgttccccagggcaggggtgcCCCCTGGTCAGGGAGCAAACACGAGGGAAAGACAGGCCATGAGATGAGTGACGGCagggaggcctctctgaggaggtgacatctgagcaggtGAGGGGACAGGCAGCATGGACATCGGCAGGCACAGCATTCCAGGGGGAGGAAACAGCGAGGACAAAGGCCTGAGGTGGGAGCGAGGGCAGCCAGGCAGCCAGGGAACCAGTGCGctgctgggggagaggggaggagtcgGGGGAGGATGTTTATTGggcttttatttaaaatactctTAAGAAGCCCTGGACTACGGGTGAAGCTGACACAGGGTTGAAGGTGCCCGGTGGGCGGCCTGCAGCTGGAGGGCCTGCGACGCCAAGCTCCTGCGGCTGTGCGGCCTGGGCCTGGGTCCCACAGGGTCCAGACGTGGGACAGGGGGCTGTCAGGCACAGCCCCGGCCCAGGGCGAGGCCCACCAGCCCGCACCACGGGGCTGAGGCACCAAGGCCGGCGAGCCAGGCCGGGGGCGGAGGGGGCGGGCGGCACAGGTGGACAGGATGCCCCAAGGCCGACCACAATGACTTCCCCTCCCTCTGGGGCCCCTGAAGTCAGGGAGGGAAGTGGCCATCCCTGGCCTGGTGCCTGGCGCGGGGACCAGTGTGAGACCCATTGTttgaggctggagctgggggggcCAGGGCCTCAAGGAAGCCCCGGGCAATGCATCTTGTCCCACTTCCCACAGACCCAGAGCCAAGCAAGGACCCGAGCGGGCAGCCCCGGCGGCCCCAGCAGGATGAAGGCGCTCACGGCTGTCCTGTTTGCCCTGCTGTTGTGCCGGCAGCCAGGTACTAAGGGCTAAGGGAGACCCTGCAGTGAAGGGGACAGCATAGTCTAGGCCCGTGGGGACCCCCAGGGACCCCCAGCCTGGGGGCAAGACACAGCTTGGGGGAAAAGGAGTGGGTGAGGCTGGCGTCCAAGGCCAGAGGCAGGTGGAGGGGGTTGTCCTGGGCTCCCACAGACCCCCAAACCTCTGCAGCCCCCCGACAGCCAGGCTCCCtgctcggcatctttgaaatgcggGCTTTGAGattccccctcctctcccagcctcaatttcctctgcTGTAAAATGGGCAGGCCATCCTGAAGGTTTACTGggcggcgggggggcgggggggggtgcaGCTGCTGTAAAGGGCCGTCCACAGCCGCTGGTGTTGTTGGTAAGGACAATGCTAGGCTGCGCCCGGGTGAGTgagcagggccagggccagaCAGGGACCTCACCAGCTTGGGAGGCGGCGGGAGGACagagtggggaggaagaggacggaggggtggggagaggacaaAGCGAGGGGCTGGGGGCGCGCACGGGGCCCCGAGCGTGTGTCCTCTGTACCCGGGTAGCGGAGGTTTACAGGCGTTCCTGCACGGCCAGGGAGAGGGCGGGCGCAGGACGAGGAGGATGAAGACTCGGACTTTGGCCCGGAGGGCTACGAGGACGACGAGGACGAGGAGGATGAAGAGGCCAGCATGACTGCAGAGAGCAGGGGCAGAGGTACCCTCCGTCTGGCCCCAGACAGCGGGCACCCGTCCCTCTTTTCAACACCCTGTGTGGTGCTGGTGTGATGGGGAACCGACAGGCAGAGGCCTCGCCTGTGAGCCTGCCTCTcagcagggcaggggaggggatgaGGAGGAACCCTGACACTCAGCACACCCCTCACCTCTCACTCTGACCAGGACCCTCCACTGCCATCCAGAGCAGGGAGCCTACAGAAGGAGCCACTCCTGGAAGGGGCAAGGGTGCCAGGGTGGAGAGGTTGAATAGGAGTTCACTAAGCAGAGAGGGGTGCAGCAGAGCCCCAGGGTGGAGAGACCAGCGAAGGAATGCAAAGGCCTAGGTGGTAATCTCAGTTCAGAGTGACATGAGCagtctggggcagggaggggaaggtggGCTGGCCAGTCCTGAGGAGGAGGCCGCAGGGAGGCTCCAGCAGGGCAGGCTTTGTGGGGGATCAGCTGAGAAGGGAGAGGTGGACAGGAACTGCGGGAGACTTGGAGGGGAAGAGGCCCACACCAGCACAGGCTGGAGGCCGCTCCGTGGTGGAGGGGGAGGCGCTCTGGCCTGTGGCCGGGCCTGAGCCCACCGCCGTGCCTCCAGGGCTGCTGCGCTGCTACTCCTGCCAGTCCCTGCACAGCGAGGAGCTCTGCAACCAGACACAGAGCTGCGTCCTCAGCCAGACCTTCTGCAAGACCCTCATCTACCACGGGAGCACCGGTGAGCGGGCGCCCTGGGGCAGCTGCGAGGGCCATCACCCATGCCCGGGGCCAGGACAGGCACACACCCCTGTGAGGGGCCTGTCCCTGCCCTGCCGTCTGTGAGACGCACCCTTTCTCCACCACTCCCCGTCCCCAGAGTTGGGTCCCCTGACCACCTACTCGGCGTGGTGTGCCGACACGTGTCAACCCACCAACAGGACAGTGGAGGAGACCCTGATGACTATGACCTGCTGCCAGTCCACCCTGTGCAACGTCCCACCCTGGCAGGACCCACTGGACAAGGGGGCAGGCAGCCCCCAGGGTGGTGGGGCAGGGGGCCCCCCGGGTAGCCCCACAGCTGTGGCCACTGCCCTCCTGCTCAGCCTCCTTGCCGGCCCTCAGGCAATGGGGTCCTGAATGGGACCCCATTCAGGTGTGGGGTCCCCAGCCCAGCTTATACCCTGGCTGGTCAGCACTCTGGCCAGTGCCTTCCCCTCCTGAAACCCCCAACACCATCTTTGGAGAATAAACATGGAGTGTCTTTAATGATTGGGCCTGCACTGGCTCCTCCCAGCCCCATCTGCATTTCCCCATCTAGCATTCTTGGCTCCTCTTCCCCCTGCCCTGCAGGGTGAGATGGCCAGCAGGAGGGCCTCTGGTCCAGGCCTCAGCCACTCACAGGTGGGTCCATGCAGCCCCAGAAAAGTCTCATCGTATGCCAGGGGAGCCCGCACCCTTCTCTCCTCAGCTTCGCGCCAATGCATCACCTCCATCCACACGGCTGTCACCTGGGTCAAGCTTTGCCCTTTCCCAGGATGCGCACATCTGCCTCCCAGCCCATGTGGGGGGGCCACTGTGGGAGGGAGGCTTCCCGCCCATGGAGGAAGCCCCTGGGGGGCCGCAGGGGTGGGGGCGTTAGTTAATGAAGGGCAgctgggagagaaggagagaagagagggaggcagaaaggTAGGCTGAGACAGGACTTTCCAGCCAGCTGCTCAGCCTGGTGGGCGTGGAGTAGGGGGGTCTGGGGGGTGCAGGGAGAGGCAGAATGGACCTGTGAGTTcctgaggagaagaggagggGGGTAGTGGGAAGGGACTGCATAGAAGAACCTGCAGGATCCCCAGTGTCTGCTCTGGCTGGGCTGGTGCCATTGGCTGCTGGGCACTTGGCCTTCTTGACTGGTGGGAAGATAGAGCcctgggatgggagggagaaggcctgggcctcagtttccccatcagagTAGAACAAGGCTTAGAGGACCCCTAGAGCCCCACCAGCTTGACATCCCCTGGGTTGGGAGGCCCAGAGCCTTCTCCTGCCTGTCAAGTGTCCCCCGCAGGCAGAGTAGCCTCCCACTCTCCAGTCTCCCCTTTCCTTATTAATGGAAACCTCGAGGCCTAGCTGGGAGTGGGCACGCAAATCCCTTAGGTGGAGGTGGCatgtctttcttcttccctttcctgCGCTTTCTGCTTCCCCAGGGGTGAGAGGGGGGCCCAGCTGCTGGCAGGGCCCCAGGACCCCAGAGAAGAGGCTGTCGCCACAGCAGGGGCCCCAGGCCAGGGCAGGCCCCGCCTTGGCTGGCTGGAATGATAGCTGGAGCTCAGCAGCTACCTTGCACCATGAGGCTGCGCACTGAGAATGGCAGGGCAGCATGGAGAAAGGGGCCTGGACGGCTGATGACCAGGAGCCATGACACCAGCCCTGCACTGCCTACCTCAGGACTCCTTTACCCGGGAAGGAAATAAACTTCTGCCATGTTGAAGCTAGTTATCCTGGGTCTCTCTGTCACTTGCAttttcacacactcacacacgcactcgtgcacatgcacacactcacagtaCTCCCACTCgtgcacacactcacagacacagaCAGCCCTACTGCAGCACAGCAGATAAGAGCAGAGCTGGGGGTCACGCTGCCTGGGATCAAATGTTAGGCCACACCCTCCTCCAGGACCCAGTGAGCCCCTCCCCACAGCGGTATTCCCCATTGGCTGAGCAGAAGGGCCTTACCTGAGGGCTGCAGTGAGAACTTCACAGCCCATGCCTGGTGGAGAGCAAGGGCCCAGCGACGTGAACTACTGCTATCAACATGGCCCTAGTGGCCCCAGCTCCTGtgtgccgtgtgtgtgtgtgtgtggtgtgtgtgtgtgtgtacgcacgCGCGTAAGGATGGAAAACCCCCACCTGAGTGCCTTACCATCAAAAGAAACCTCGTTAGCCACACCCGCCCGCCTTAGAAACATTGGGTACCATCACCTGCATCCACAGAATTCTTCCTTGGACCCCTGTCCTCAAGCCCTTCaaggccaccccccccccccccacacacacacacacactctttcaaGGCCCTCAGCACCGGGTGGCAGCTGGGCTGCAGGCTCAGTGTGAAGCCACCGGCTGCGGGGCCTGCCCTGGCCTGGGGCCCCTGCTGTGGCGACAGCCTCTTCTCTGGGGTCCCGGGGCCCTGCCAGCAGCTgggcccccactcccacccctgggGAAGCAGAAAGCACAGCCCTGACTCCTCACTGGGACTCTAACCACCCCCCCATCCCCGCCTGAGGGCACAGGAGGAGGCACGTTGCGCTTTGATGAGGGGGAGGACCTGATGTGGGGCAGAGAAGCCCATCCGCTGGGCACCCCATCCCAAAACACCGCCCCCTCCCAGGCACCCCAGCAAGCTCACTGTCCTGGCACCCAGGGTCCCACCTGACCGAGGAGACACTGTGGCCCAGACTCGAGCCTCTGGCTCAAGGTCACGAAGCTGGGTGGTGGCAGGTACAGGACCCAGCCCTGGGGCCACAAGCCAGGTGGGCAGCAGCGCCAGGAGGCCTGAGCCAGAGGTTGGGAGGGAATGGATGGTGGCCAAAGCCCAACTGGATACCCAGGCCGAGTCCAGTCTGAGGTGCCAGGGGTCAGTCACAGCCAGGGCATTATCACAGAGCCCAACACCGGTCCCAAGAAGGAGCTGCTGGAAGCATCGGGAGGCAGCCCAGCAGGGCCGCTCCTCATCCAGCCCAGGCAGCACCTCTGCAGCCACCCAGGAGGCCGGCCAGGGAGCACGTCCATCTGGGTCACCTCATCTGTTTCCCATGGCTGcggtaacaaatgaccacaaacttactGGCTTAAAACGACACAAAGGTATTATGTTACAGTTCTGGAAGTAAGAAGTCTAAAAGGAAGGTGCCGGCAGAGCTATGTTCCTTTTGGAGGCTGTGATGGTCAGCCACTGGCTGTCGCAGAGCCAGACGTGGTGCCTAACTCCAACTCACGGGACAAATTCTAACCATGCCTCCCTCCCTTGAGCTCTGACCAGCTGAGAACACGGCGAGGAGACATGTGGGGATCAAACGGCCCCGACAAAAGAGACAAAAGATACAAGTGAGGATGCAGGGCCCCAGGACAGCAGGGGCAGGAGACCTGGGTGCAGGCAGATCAAGGGGGTGCAGGAGAGACGGTGAGGGAGCCAGAAGCCACAAGTGCATCATCTCTTCTCCCCCTTAGGGACTGGGCTGCAAAGGTCACCCCAGGGCTCACCCTCTGAGGGGGTCCCTTGGAAACAGGCATCTGGGGAATGGGGCTCCACCCTGGCATATGCAAGCTGGTTGTCTCTAAACACACTGGGTGTAATGTGACGCCTGTGTACAACCCTGGAGGGGCAGATCAGTAGCCCCCCATCCCTATCTCTGTTCCTCGTCATCTCCTCCCTAGAAGGCTCTGAAATGCGTGCAAGCCACGTGGCACCCTGGCCAagctcgctccctccctccccgcctCCCAGAGGGTGTCCAGCCAGCTCCCTTGAGCAAAGTGCTGGACCATGCAGCCACGCGTCCCCTCAGACCTCACAGGACCTCAGGCTTTCTTATTCCTGCATTAGGCTAGGGGGCTC encodes:
- the GPIHBP1 gene encoding glycosylphosphatidylinositol-anchored high density lipoprotein-binding protein 1; the protein is MKALTAVLFALLLCRQPGRGRAQDEEDEDSDFGPEGYEDDEDEEDEEASMTAESRGRGLLRCYSCQSLHSEELCNQTQSCVLSQTFCKTLIYHGSTELGPLTTYSAWCADTCQPTNRTVEETLMTMTCCQSTLCNVPPWQDPLDKGAGSPQGGGAGGPPGSPTAVATALLLSLLAGPQAMGS